Proteins from one Acidobacteriota bacterium genomic window:
- a CDS encoding type II toxin-antitoxin system ParD family antitoxin, which translates to MHVSLTPELEKAVRDKVKSGMYNNASEVVREALRHLIQSEELNRYKLERLREAVAVGADQIERGEFAEESFDEIIAQAKRMKDV; encoded by the coding sequence ATGCATGTTTCCCTGACTCCCGAGTTGGAGAAAGCTGTCCGCGACAAGGTCAAGTCGGGAATGTACAACAATGCCAGTGAGGTTGTGCGTGAGGCTTTGAGGCATCTGATCCAGTCTGAAGAACTGAACCGCTACAAGCTGGAAAGGCTTCGCGAGGCCGTAGCGGTCGGGGCGGACCAGATCGAGAGGGGAGAGTTCGCCGAAGAATCTTTTGACGAGATCATAGCCCAGGCCAAGCGGATGAAGGATGTCTAG
- a CDS encoding type II toxin-antitoxin system VapC family toxin: MKLLDANLLIYAVDSDSPHHQAAKQWLESALSGTEPIGLPWVVILAFLRITTHPRVMRRPLQAEEALEYVDSWLKQPFVEAVAPGPGHWQVLRNLIRTTGTSGNLTSDAHIAALALEHGHEVSSADNDFKRFPGILHVNPLQPVQP; the protein is encoded by the coding sequence GTGAAACTTCTGGACGCCAATCTCCTCATTTACGCCGTCGATTCAGACTCGCCTCACCACCAAGCTGCCAAGCAATGGCTTGAAAGCGCCCTCTCTGGAACCGAGCCGATCGGTCTGCCCTGGGTGGTGATCCTGGCCTTCTTGCGAATCACGACTCATCCGCGGGTCATGCGCCGCCCCCTCCAAGCGGAAGAGGCTTTGGAGTACGTCGACTCTTGGCTGAAACAGCCCTTCGTGGAGGCAGTCGCACCCGGACCCGGTCACTGGCAAGTCCTCCGTAACCTGATCAGGACAACGGGGACGTCGGGCAATCTGACCTCCGACGCTCATATCGCGGCTTTGGCTCTCGAACACGGACACGAGGTCAGTTCCGCGGACAACGACTTTAAGCGATTCCCCGGCATCCTCCACGTCAACCCCCTGCAACCTGTTCAGCCGTAG
- a CDS encoding type II toxin-antitoxin system RelE/ParE family toxin, with amino-acid sequence MSRYRLASAAKADLQSIWHYTETTWGGRQAEAYVADLKKSFEMLASTPALGRSRDEVRPGFRSFPIREHLIFYRPEESGIAVARILHQRMDVDTHLPGSDE; translated from the coding sequence ATGTCTAGGTACCGCCTGGCATCCGCGGCCAAGGCGGATTTGCAATCCATCTGGCACTACACCGAAACGACTTGGGGCGGGCGGCAAGCGGAGGCCTACGTCGCTGACCTGAAAAAGTCCTTCGAGATGCTGGCCTCGACACCCGCACTGGGACGCTCACGCGACGAAGTGCGCCCGGGATTTCGCAGCTTCCCAATCCGAGAGCATCTCATCTTCTACCGGCCCGAGGAGTCGGGCATCGCAGTCGCCCGCATTCTTCACCAGAGAATGGACGTGGACACTCACCTCCCAGGCTCCGACGAGTAG
- a CDS encoding DUF2191 domain-containing protein: MRTTLTIEDQLAQALRRIAYESGRSFKDVVNETIRAGLGARGDLPQPKPYKLKPSSLGGVRPGIDLDHALRLAGELEDEEIAAKLRMRK; the protein is encoded by the coding sequence ATGAGGACGACGTTGACCATCGAAGATCAGTTGGCGCAGGCTCTGCGCAGAATCGCCTATGAATCAGGGCGGTCTTTCAAGGATGTCGTGAACGAGACCATCAGGGCCGGCTTGGGCGCTCGCGGGGATCTGCCCCAACCCAAGCCATACAAGCTTAAGCCGTCCTCGTTGGGCGGAGTGCGGCCGGGAATTGACCTCGACCACGCTTTGCGGCTCGCCGGCGAACTGGAAGACGAAGAAATCGCCGCCAAACTTCGGATGCGAAAGTGA